In one Shinella zoogloeoides genomic region, the following are encoded:
- a CDS encoding LysR substrate-binding domain-containing protein produces the protein MKNLNRVHLNGLRALEAVGRLGSLQAAAGELGVTVGAVSQQVIKAEEQLGRAIFERTARGLKETAFGAPFLARLSAAFRQLSEAVATTQRRDDAILTISVAPIFASRWLIHRIDRFSAAHPDISLRIEATMTLVDLARSDVDLCIRVGPGGWPDVATEFLIPQVVFPVCAPALAEGIRTPQDLAAQPAVIDGNDPFTWERWLKAAGFDVPAPKARHVFSDASLCLDAALAGQGVLLGYPVLASWALKEGRLVAPFPIRVETGMGYYFVTAPGMPEPRKVSLFKRWLRAAIAEDEDGFAGAVIPARSAAPPSSP, from the coding sequence ATGAAGAACCTCAACCGCGTTCATCTCAACGGCCTTCGCGCGCTGGAGGCGGTGGGGCGGCTCGGCTCGCTGCAGGCCGCCGCCGGGGAACTGGGCGTGACGGTCGGCGCCGTCAGCCAGCAGGTCATCAAGGCGGAGGAGCAGCTCGGCCGGGCGATCTTCGAGCGCACGGCGCGCGGCCTTAAGGAAACGGCCTTCGGCGCGCCGTTCCTCGCCCGCCTGTCCGCCGCCTTCCGCCAGCTTTCCGAGGCGGTCGCCACCACCCAGCGCCGCGACGACGCGATCCTGACGATCTCCGTCGCGCCGATCTTCGCCTCCCGCTGGCTGATCCACCGCATCGACCGATTCAGCGCGGCCCACCCGGATATCAGCCTGCGTATCGAGGCGACGATGACGCTGGTCGATCTTGCGCGCTCGGATGTCGACCTCTGCATCCGCGTCGGGCCGGGCGGCTGGCCGGATGTGGCGACGGAGTTCCTGATACCGCAGGTCGTGTTCCCGGTCTGCGCGCCGGCGCTTGCGGAAGGGATCAGGACGCCGCAGGACCTCGCCGCCCAGCCGGCGGTCATCGACGGCAACGATCCGTTCACCTGGGAGCGCTGGTTGAAGGCGGCGGGCTTCGACGTGCCGGCGCCGAAGGCACGACACGTCTTTTCCGATGCCTCGCTCTGCCTCGATGCGGCGCTGGCGGGGCAGGGCGTGCTGCTCGGCTATCCGGTACTCGCCTCCTGGGCGCTGAAGGAGGGGCGCCTCGTCGCGCCGTTCCCCATCCGGGTGGAAACCGGCATGGGCTATTATTTCGTGACGGCCCCGGGCATGCCGGAGCCGCGCAAGGTCTCGCTCTTCAAGCGGTGGCTGCGGGCAGCCATCGCCGAGGACGAGGACGGTTTTGCCGGGGCGGTCATTCCAGCTCGGTCTGCCGCGCCGCCATCATCGCCTTGA
- a CDS encoding glutathione S-transferase family protein: MLTIYGVYRSRASRNYWLAGELGLPFASVPVIQARRLDDPQASDAPLNTKSPDFLAVNPTGLIPCIDDGGFVMTESLAINLYLARKHGGPLSGRTVTEEAEMLQWTMWAATEVEPHAVKIILTLDTNAAESEQGRLAIRGAAKALKACFKRLDMHLAATGHVVGDRFTVADLNLAEVFRYAMSQPQLFDEAPNVKAWLEACQSRPAFKAMMAARQTELE; the protein is encoded by the coding sequence ATGCTCACCATCTACGGCGTCTACCGCTCCCGTGCCTCGCGCAACTACTGGCTTGCCGGCGAACTCGGCCTGCCCTTCGCCTCGGTCCCGGTCATCCAGGCGCGCCGCCTCGACGATCCGCAGGCGAGCGACGCGCCGCTCAACACGAAGTCGCCGGATTTCCTTGCGGTGAACCCGACCGGCCTCATTCCCTGCATCGACGACGGCGGCTTCGTGATGACGGAATCGCTCGCCATCAACCTCTACCTCGCCCGCAAGCATGGCGGCCCGCTTTCCGGCCGGACGGTGACGGAAGAGGCGGAAATGCTGCAATGGACGATGTGGGCGGCGACCGAGGTGGAGCCGCATGCCGTCAAGATCATCCTGACGCTGGATACGAACGCGGCCGAGAGCGAACAGGGACGCCTTGCCATCCGCGGCGCGGCGAAGGCGCTGAAGGCCTGTTTCAAGCGGCTCGACATGCACCTTGCCGCGACCGGCCATGTCGTCGGCGACCGGTTCACGGTGGCGGACCTCAACCTTGCGGAAGTGTTCCGCTATGCGATGAGCCAGCCGCAGCTTTTCGACGAGGCGCCCAACGTCAAGGCCTGGCTCGAGGCCTGCCAGTCGCGCCCGGCCTTCAAGGCGATGATGGCGGCGCGGCAGACCGAGCTGGAATGA
- a CDS encoding PepSY-associated TM helix domain-containing protein: protein MSDAPAIAAAEPSALAQRLYRAIWRWHFFAGLLAVPFMISLAVTGGLYLFNDEIDASLFRYRNYVTVGGTELSPSAIAERAVAAVPGSTLSSYRTPAGADRSARVTVATEAGKVLVFVDPHDGAVLDTVAATEEFNQVVEDLHSLDYFGTSWERIIEVVAGFAIVLVLTGVYLWWPRSQTGGVLSVRGTPARRVFWRDLHAVTGIFASVVILFLAFSGLLWSGFWGAKVNATLTANGMGYPVQLWDSVPQSMLITTDVLSKPSWLMENAPVPQSTLLAGGQQALPPIGLDNAVTIADAAGMLPGYEMSPPSGETGVYTAAIYPADLQYERTIHIDQYSGERLVDIAYGDYPATGKAIEWSINIHKGQEWGMFNQLLMLSTCLVVIAMSVSGVVMWWKRRPKGRIGVPPAPRETRIYAGLWGIAVVFGVLFPLTGLTILAMILLDQAVIRTVPPLRRLFS, encoded by the coding sequence ATTTCCGATGCGCCGGCCATTGCCGCCGCCGAACCTTCCGCGCTCGCCCAGCGCCTCTACCGCGCCATCTGGCGCTGGCATTTCTTCGCCGGCCTTCTGGCCGTGCCCTTCATGATCAGCCTTGCCGTCACCGGCGGGCTCTACCTCTTCAACGACGAGATCGACGCCAGCCTCTTCCGCTACCGCAATTACGTGACCGTCGGTGGCACGGAGCTCTCGCCCTCGGCCATCGCCGAAAGGGCGGTCGCCGCGGTGCCGGGTTCTACGCTTTCGTCCTATCGCACGCCCGCCGGCGCGGACCGCTCCGCACGGGTCACGGTGGCGACCGAGGCCGGCAAGGTGCTCGTCTTCGTCGATCCCCATGACGGCGCCGTGCTCGATACGGTCGCGGCGACGGAAGAGTTCAACCAGGTCGTCGAGGACCTGCACAGCCTCGATTATTTCGGCACCTCCTGGGAGCGCATCATCGAGGTCGTCGCCGGCTTTGCCATCGTGCTGGTGCTGACGGGCGTCTATCTCTGGTGGCCGCGCAGCCAGACGGGCGGTGTCCTCAGCGTGCGCGGCACGCCGGCCCGGCGCGTCTTCTGGCGCGATCTCCATGCCGTCACCGGCATCTTCGCCAGCGTCGTTATCCTGTTCCTCGCCTTCAGCGGCCTGCTCTGGTCCGGCTTCTGGGGCGCCAAGGTCAATGCCACGCTGACGGCGAACGGCATGGGCTATCCGGTCCAACTCTGGGACAGCGTCCCGCAATCCATGCTGATCACCACGGACGTCCTGTCCAAGCCGTCGTGGCTGATGGAAAACGCCCCGGTGCCGCAGTCCACCCTCTTGGCCGGCGGCCAGCAGGCGCTGCCGCCGATCGGCCTCGACAATGCGGTAACCATCGCCGATGCCGCCGGCATGCTGCCCGGCTACGAGATGTCGCCGCCCTCGGGCGAAACCGGCGTCTACACCGCCGCGATCTACCCGGCCGACCTGCAATATGAGCGGACCATCCATATCGACCAGTATTCCGGCGAGCGCCTGGTGGATATCGCCTATGGCGACTATCCGGCGACCGGCAAGGCGATCGAATGGAGCATCAACATCCACAAGGGCCAGGAATGGGGAATGTTCAACCAGCTTCTCATGCTCTCCACCTGCCTCGTCGTCATCGCGATGAGCGTTTCGGGCGTCGTCATGTGGTGGAAGCGCCGGCCGAAGGGCCGCATCGGCGTGCCGCCGGCCCCGCGCGAGACGCGCATCTATGCCGGTCTCTGGGGCATCGCCGTGGTGTTCGGCGTGCTTTTCCCGCTGACGGGCCTCACCATCCTCGCCATGATCCTCCTCGATCAGGCCGTCATCCGCACCGTGCCGCCGCTGCGGCGCCTCTTTTCGTGA
- a CDS encoding copper chaperone PCu(A)C has protein sequence MKRILATAVALALCASAAFAHDFTLGTLEIEHPASKATLPGQPVGGGFMIVTNKGTEADRLVSIAAPDVSDDVQIHEMAMENDVMKMRQLPDGIEIPAGATVELKPGGLHVMFMKIKHPFKEGEKFKATLTFEKAGTIDVDFTVEAAKPGAKKGEGASGDHEGHGG, from the coding sequence ATGAAACGTATCCTCGCTACCGCCGTCGCGCTGGCGCTTTGCGCCTCGGCCGCCTTCGCCCACGATTTCACGCTCGGCACGCTCGAAATCGAGCACCCGGCCTCCAAGGCGACGCTGCCCGGCCAGCCTGTCGGCGGCGGCTTCATGATCGTCACCAACAAGGGCACCGAGGCCGACCGCCTCGTCTCCATCGCCGCGCCCGACGTTTCCGACGACGTGCAGATCCATGAAATGGCGATGGAGAACGACGTGATGAAGATGCGCCAGCTTCCTGACGGCATCGAGATTCCGGCCGGCGCGACGGTGGAGCTCAAGCCCGGCGGCTTGCACGTCATGTTCATGAAGATCAAGCACCCCTTCAAGGAGGGCGAGAAATTCAAGGCGACGCTGACCTTCGAAAAGGCCGGCACGATCGACGTGGACTTCACGGTCGAGGCGGCAAAGCCCGGCGCCAAGAAGGGCGAAGGCGCTTCCGGCGATCATGAGGGCCATGGCGGCTGA
- a CDS encoding type II toxin-antitoxin system VapC family toxin, with the protein MYLLDTNVLSEARRGSPQAVKWLRSVEPDRLHLSVITLGEIMRGIALKERSDPQAAAHLSAWLQRLRRDHAARILPISDRIAVEWGRLSALRPRGGADGLIAATAIVHELVVVTRNIADFADTGAACLNPWDL; encoded by the coding sequence ATGTATCTGCTCGATACCAACGTCCTGTCCGAGGCGCGCCGTGGCTCGCCGCAAGCGGTGAAGTGGCTGCGATCGGTGGAGCCCGACCGGCTCCATCTCAGCGTCATCACGCTCGGCGAGATCATGCGCGGGATCGCGCTGAAGGAGCGCTCCGATCCGCAGGCGGCGGCGCATCTTTCCGCCTGGCTTCAACGCCTGCGGCGGGATCATGCGGCGCGCATCCTGCCGATCAGCGACCGGATCGCCGTGGAGTGGGGCCGCCTTTCGGCGCTGAGGCCGCGCGGCGGGGCGGACGGATTGATCGCCGCCACCGCCATCGTTCACGAACTGGTCGTCGTCACGCGCAATATCGCCGACTTCGCCGATACCGGCGCCGCCTGCCTGAACCCCTGGGATCTCTAG
- a CDS encoding type II toxin-antitoxin system Phd/YefM family antitoxin has product MEWQLQDAKNQFSKVVQKARTEGPQVVTLRGEQTAVVLSIEDYNALKADRPNFVDDLLSGPAWDDALIEAVEDRPEWPQRDVAL; this is encoded by the coding sequence ATGGAATGGCAATTGCAGGATGCGAAGAACCAGTTTTCCAAAGTCGTCCAGAAAGCCCGCACGGAAGGGCCGCAGGTCGTGACGCTCCGCGGCGAACAGACGGCGGTGGTGCTGTCGATCGAGGACTACAACGCCCTCAAGGCCGACCGGCCGAACTTCGTCGATGACCTTCTATCCGGCCCGGCCTGGGACGATGCGTTGATCGAGGCTGTCGAAGACCGCCCGGAATGGCCGCAGCGCGACGTGGCGCTCTGA
- a CDS encoding TIGR03808 family TAT-translocated repetitive protein, whose amino-acid sequence MVTRRLFLSGLGLGAAGIAGPAAARTQRLPIVDVDLRGSIDASEHGIRPGAGDRKSKAFAKLLKDAAAKNTPVFLPPGDYVISNITLPDNTRLTGVPGATRIVYGGDGHLFAADGAGRIELANLVIDGANRWLDDTVQGLVHLRGVATVVIENCEVQGSSKTAVCLERSGGRIERNRLSGAAEYALYAIESRDLSVTGNHVFDCGNGGILIHRWQKGRDGTIVSGNRIARIGATNGGTGQYGNGINVFRADDVMISGNHVSDCAFSAIRANAGSNVQISGNTCLESGETAIYSEFGFTGAIVSGNLIDGAANGILIVNFNEGGRLASVTGNVVRNLKLEGPYVHDGAGFGFGIAVEADTVVSGNTIENAPKWGLALGWGPYMRGLVVSGNLVRSSPVGCAVTVVEDAGSALISGNIFEETPDAAIAGYRWNERTTGDLATDGAAFAHLTIERNRTG is encoded by the coding sequence ATGGTTACCAGGCGGTTATTTCTCTCGGGTCTCGGTTTGGGTGCGGCGGGTATCGCGGGACCGGCGGCCGCCCGCACGCAGCGGCTGCCGATCGTCGACGTCGACCTGCGCGGCAGCATCGACGCATCAGAACACGGCATCCGCCCCGGCGCGGGCGACCGCAAGAGCAAGGCGTTCGCGAAGCTGCTGAAGGATGCCGCCGCGAAGAACACGCCCGTCTTTCTGCCGCCCGGCGATTACGTGATCTCCAACATCACCCTGCCGGACAACACGCGGCTGACAGGCGTGCCGGGCGCGACCCGCATCGTCTATGGCGGCGACGGCCATCTCTTCGCGGCCGACGGAGCGGGCCGGATCGAGCTTGCCAATCTCGTCATCGACGGCGCGAACCGCTGGCTGGACGACACCGTGCAGGGCCTCGTGCATCTGCGCGGCGTCGCCACCGTCGTCATCGAGAACTGCGAGGTCCAGGGCTCGTCGAAGACCGCCGTTTGCCTGGAGCGCTCGGGCGGGCGCATCGAGCGCAACCGGCTTTCGGGCGCGGCCGAATACGCCCTCTACGCCATCGAGAGCCGGGACCTTTCCGTCACCGGCAACCATGTCTTCGACTGCGGCAATGGCGGCATCCTCATCCACCGCTGGCAGAAGGGCCGCGACGGGACCATCGTGTCCGGCAACCGCATCGCGCGCATCGGCGCCACGAACGGCGGCACCGGCCAGTACGGCAACGGCATCAACGTCTTCCGCGCCGACGACGTGATGATCTCGGGCAACCACGTCTCCGACTGCGCCTTTTCCGCCATCCGCGCCAATGCCGGCTCGAACGTGCAGATCTCGGGCAATACGTGCCTGGAAAGCGGCGAGACGGCGATCTATTCCGAATTCGGCTTCACCGGCGCCATCGTCAGCGGAAACCTCATCGACGGCGCGGCGAACGGCATCCTGATCGTCAACTTCAACGAGGGCGGGCGGCTTGCCAGCGTCACCGGCAATGTCGTGCGCAACCTCAAGCTCGAAGGCCCCTATGTGCATGACGGCGCCGGATTCGGCTTCGGCATCGCCGTGGAGGCCGACACCGTCGTCTCCGGCAACACCATCGAGAACGCCCCGAAATGGGGGCTGGCGCTCGGCTGGGGCCCCTATATGCGCGGCCTCGTCGTCTCCGGCAACCTGGTGCGGTCGAGCCCGGTCGGCTGCGCCGTGACGGTGGTGGAGGATGCCGGCTCGGCCCTCATCTCCGGCAACATCTTCGAGGAGACCCCCGACGCGGCGATCGCCGGCTACCGCTGGAACGAGCGCACGACCGGGGATCTGGCGACAGACGGCGCGGCCTTCGCGCATCTGACGATCGAACGGAACCGGACGGGCTAG
- a CDS encoding putative bifunctional diguanylate cyclase/phosphodiesterase: MKLSHLGNEDADATARLMSASQRLIDEAARLFPLAAAQNDRTIWLEAMIDEVPDYLYFKDRNSRFVVANRAIVNDNRREGLDSLEGLSDFDIHPEHVARGFFNTEQEIIRTGRAMLDMEELIRDSGGRFKWLLTSKLPVRDGAGDVIGIVGIARDITERKRAESLHLGQAHLLKMIALGAPLTDVFSSLILLIEAHVSDVTGSILMLAPDGRHIVTGAAPNLDPAFCKLIEGAEIGPAAGSCGTAMWRGEQVIVSDIETDPLWAGFKALVAPYGYRACWSAPIRSYQGKVLGTFALYSRTPGEPTAECMKLVGMATHIAGIAIERKEAEDSIQFMAHHDTLTGLPNRSMLDERVASAIEAADDRGGTMTLAFLDLDNFKLVNDSLGHHAGDELLKIVAARMLRCVRASDSIVRLGGDEFVVLINGGMRKGETVEDRLRAVREAIAEPVVIEGRSFQVTCSMGVAAYPEHGRNATELLARADAAMYRAKEIGRDAMQVFTAELANRAHEKLERQEELRRALAQGELFLQYQPQMDLATGRIFAVEALIRWRHPERGLVGPGDFIPLAEETGLIGPIGDWTLRAACRQNKAWQVSGLPPIVVSVNVSARQFQEKDWVERVAAALEESGLEARYLELELTESLIMQDVQQAVETMHRLEQLGVHLAIDDFGTGYSSLSSLKRFPVGRLKIDRSFVQDLPNDSDDAAIARAVISLARTLQLRVIAEGVETREQVDFLREAGCHEIQGFYLSRPIDARALQAILCIPNP; encoded by the coding sequence ATGAAACTGTCTCACCTTGGCAACGAGGACGCCGATGCGACGGCGCGCCTGATGTCCGCCAGCCAGCGCCTCATCGACGAGGCGGCGCGGCTCTTTCCGCTGGCGGCGGCGCAGAACGACCGCACGATCTGGCTGGAGGCCATGATCGACGAGGTGCCGGACTATCTCTATTTCAAGGACCGCAACAGCCGCTTCGTCGTGGCCAACCGCGCCATCGTCAACGACAACAGGCGCGAGGGACTCGACAGCCTCGAAGGCCTTTCCGACTTCGACATCCATCCCGAACACGTCGCCCGCGGCTTCTTCAACACCGAGCAGGAGATCATCCGCACCGGCCGCGCCATGCTCGACATGGAGGAACTGATCCGCGATTCCGGCGGCAGGTTCAAATGGCTGCTCACCTCGAAGCTTCCCGTGCGCGACGGGGCGGGCGACGTGATCGGCATCGTCGGCATCGCCCGCGACATCACGGAGCGCAAGCGCGCGGAAAGCCTGCATCTCGGCCAGGCGCACCTGCTGAAGATGATCGCCCTCGGCGCGCCGCTCACCGACGTCTTCTCCTCGCTCATCCTGCTGATCGAAGCCCATGTCTCCGATGTCACCGGCTCGATCCTCATGCTGGCGCCTGACGGCAGGCACATCGTCACCGGCGCGGCGCCGAACCTAGACCCCGCCTTCTGCAAGCTGATCGAGGGAGCGGAGATCGGCCCGGCTGCGGGGTCCTGCGGCACGGCCATGTGGCGCGGCGAACAGGTCATCGTCAGCGATATCGAGACCGATCCGCTCTGGGCCGGCTTCAAGGCGCTCGTTGCGCCCTACGGGTACCGCGCCTGCTGGTCCGCGCCCATCCGCTCCTACCAAGGCAAGGTGCTCGGCACCTTCGCGCTCTATTCGCGAACGCCCGGCGAGCCCACGGCGGAATGCATGAAGCTCGTCGGCATGGCCACGCACATCGCCGGCATCGCCATCGAGCGCAAGGAGGCGGAAGACAGCATCCAGTTCATGGCCCACCACGACACGCTGACGGGCCTGCCGAACCGCAGCATGCTGGACGAGCGCGTCGCCTCGGCCATCGAGGCGGCGGACGACCGTGGCGGCACCATGACGCTCGCCTTCCTCGACCTCGACAATTTCAAGCTGGTCAATGACAGCCTCGGCCACCATGCCGGCGACGAGCTGCTGAAGATCGTCGCCGCGCGCATGCTGCGCTGCGTGCGGGCGAGCGACAGCATCGTGCGCCTCGGCGGCGACGAGTTCGTCGTGCTGATCAATGGCGGGATGCGCAAGGGCGAGACGGTGGAGGACCGGCTGCGCGCCGTGCGCGAGGCCATCGCCGAGCCGGTGGTGATCGAGGGCCGCTCCTTCCAGGTCACCTGTTCCATGGGCGTCGCCGCCTATCCGGAGCACGGCCGCAACGCAACGGAACTGCTTGCCCGGGCGGACGCTGCCATGTACCGCGCCAAGGAGATCGGCCGCGACGCCATGCAGGTCTTCACCGCCGAGCTTGCCAACCGTGCCCACGAAAAGCTGGAGCGGCAGGAGGAATTGCGCCGCGCGCTGGCGCAGGGCGAGCTCTTCCTGCAATACCAGCCGCAGATGGACCTTGCCACCGGCCGCATCTTCGCCGTCGAGGCGCTGATCCGCTGGCGCCATCCCGAGCGCGGCCTCGTCGGCCCGGGCGATTTCATCCCGCTTGCCGAGGAGACCGGCCTGATCGGCCCGATCGGCGACTGGACGCTGCGCGCCGCCTGCCGGCAGAACAAGGCCTGGCAGGTCTCCGGCCTGCCGCCTATCGTCGTCAGCGTCAACGTCTCGGCCCGCCAGTTCCAGGAGAAGGACTGGGTGGAGCGCGTCGCCGCGGCGCTCGAGGAAAGCGGGCTGGAGGCGCGCTACCTCGAGCTGGAGCTGACCGAAAGCCTGATCATGCAGGACGTGCAGCAGGCGGTGGAGACCATGCACAGGCTGGAGCAGCTCGGCGTGCATCTTGCCATCGACGATTTCGGCACGGGCTATTCCAGCCTCAGTTCGCTGAAGCGCTTCCCGGTCGGCCGGCTCAAGATCGACCGCTCCTTCGTGCAGGACCTGCCGAACGACAGCGACGATGCGGCGATCGCCCGCGCCGTCATCTCGCTCGCCCGCACGCTCCAGCTCCGCGTCATCGCGGAAGGGGTGGAGACGCGCGAGCAGGTCGATTTCCTGCGCGAGGCCGGCTGCCACGAGATCCAGGGCTTCTATCTCAGCCGCCCGATCGATGCGCGCGCCCTCCAGGCAATCCTTTGCATTCCAAATCCCTGA
- a CDS encoding MarR family winged helix-turn-helix transcriptional regulator: MSDDVLIPYETTLFVRDHCLCLHAQRAARALARRFDDALRPVGLTNGQFSLLMALNRPEPPPMGPVAAVLAMDRTTLTAALKPLERRGLVIVEPDPRDRRGRLLRLTGEGRRLLTEAFPIWKDTHAKVDAQLAAVDMTALRAGMLAIA, from the coding sequence ATGTCCGACGATGTCCTGATTCCCTATGAAACGACCCTCTTCGTGCGGGACCATTGCCTGTGCCTGCATGCGCAGCGCGCGGCGCGCGCGCTTGCCCGCCGGTTCGACGATGCGCTGCGCCCGGTCGGCCTCACCAACGGCCAGTTCTCGCTGCTGATGGCGCTGAACCGCCCGGAGCCGCCGCCGATGGGGCCGGTCGCCGCCGTGCTCGCCATGGACCGCACGACGCTGACGGCGGCGCTGAAGCCGCTGGAGCGCCGCGGCCTCGTCATCGTCGAGCCCGACCCGCGCGACCGGCGCGGCCGCCTGCTGCGCCTGACCGGGGAGGGCCGCCGCCTCCTGACCGAAGCCTTCCCGATCTGGAAGGACACGCATGCGAAAGTCGACGCGCAGCTTGCCGCCGTCGACATGACCGCGCTGCGCGCCGGCATGCTGGCGATTGCCTGA
- a CDS encoding ligase-associated DNA damage response exonuclease, giving the protein MKPDQLLHPAPAGLYCPAGDFYIDPVRPVARALITHGHSDHARAGHGAVLATRETLDIMEIRYGEDFCGSTQAAAFGERIDLGGVTVSFHPAGHVLGSAQIAVAKDGLTIVASGDYKRGADPTCAPYEPVPCDVFITEATFGLPVFHHPEPRAEMGKLLTSLRQFPERSHLVGAYSLGKSQRVIRLLRDCGYDAPIYIHGSLARLCDYYVSRGIDLGDLRPATLEKGDPTDFRGAVIVGPPSAFADRWARRFNEPLIAFASGWMMVRQRAKQGGVELPLVISDHCDWPELTETIRALAPSEVWVTHGREEALVRWCELAGVPARPLHLVGYEDEGD; this is encoded by the coding sequence ATGAAGCCCGATCAGCTCCTCCATCCGGCGCCCGCCGGCCTCTATTGCCCTGCCGGCGATTTCTACATCGATCCCGTCCGCCCGGTGGCAAGGGCGCTGATCACGCACGGCCATTCCGACCACGCCCGCGCCGGCCATGGCGCGGTGCTGGCGACGCGCGAGACGCTGGACATCATGGAGATCCGCTACGGCGAGGATTTCTGCGGGTCCACGCAGGCGGCCGCCTTCGGCGAGCGCATCGATCTCGGCGGCGTCACCGTGTCCTTCCATCCCGCCGGCCATGTGCTCGGCTCGGCGCAGATCGCGGTCGCAAAGGACGGCCTCACCATCGTCGCCTCCGGCGATTACAAGCGCGGTGCCGACCCGACCTGCGCGCCCTACGAGCCGGTGCCCTGCGACGTCTTCATCACCGAGGCGACCTTCGGCCTGCCGGTCTTCCATCATCCCGAGCCGAGGGCCGAGATGGGCAAGCTGCTGACGTCGCTCAGGCAGTTTCCCGAGCGCAGCCACCTCGTCGGCGCCTATTCGCTCGGCAAGTCCCAGCGCGTCATACGGCTGCTGCGCGATTGCGGCTACGACGCGCCGATCTACATTCACGGCTCGCTCGCGCGGCTCTGCGACTACTATGTCAGCCGCGGCATCGATCTCGGCGACCTGCGCCCCGCCACGCTGGAAAAGGGCGACCCGACGGATTTCCGCGGTGCCGTCATCGTCGGCCCGCCGTCCGCCTTCGCCGACCGCTGGGCACGACGCTTCAACGAACCGCTCATCGCCTTCGCCTCCGGCTGGATGATGGTGCGCCAGCGGGCGAAACAGGGCGGCGTCGAACTGCCGCTCGTCATCTCCGACCATTGCGACTGGCCCGAACTGACCGAGACGATCCGCGCGCTTGCGCCGAGCGAGGTCTGGGTGACGCACGGCCGCGAGGAGGCGCTGGTGCGCTGGTGCGAACTCGCCGGCGTGCCGGCCCGCCCGCTCCATCTCGTCGGCTACGAGGATGAGGGGGATTGA